The Mesorhizobium sp. NBSH29 genome has a segment encoding these proteins:
- the uvrB gene encoding excinuclease ABC subunit UvrB gives MARTPEHKSSGNKVGADAPRDSNEPRRRGNPVTDYLDASVPLHRGGGFEEAPQSDLTGAPLSGGIASWAEQIAKEAEEDGRKADLSSDGQGAKKPSKSKKIPERSSAATRTGRGTSMGGAATARERTAAGLNPVAGLDISLEDAETMASGGVTATVAALSALIESGNPLHKNGEMWVPHRPARPAKSEGGIAIKMVSEFEPAGDQPTAIKDLVEGVSAHERTQVLLGVTGSGKTFTMAKVIEETQRPALILAPNKTLAAQLYSEFKKFFPENAVEYFVSYYDYYQPEAYVPRTDTFIEKESSINEQIDRMRHSATRSLLERDDVIIVASVSCIYGIGSVETYTAMTFQMEIGDRLDQRALLADLVAQQYKRQDINFVRGSFRVRGDTIEIFAAHLEDRAWRISLFGDEIESITEFDPLTGHKTGDLKSVKIYANSHYVTPRPTLNQAIRLIKDELRGRLVELEKAGRLLEAQRLEQRTRFDIEMLEATGSCAGIENYSRYLTGRRPGDPPPTLFEYIPDNALVFVDESHVTIPQIGGMYRGDFRRKATLAEYGFRLPSCMDNRPLRFEEWDAMRPLSVAVSATPGGWEMDAAGGVFAEQVIRPTGLIDPPVEVRPAKHQVDDVVGEIRETTAKGYRTLATVLTKRMAEDLTEYLHEQGIRVRYMHSDIDTLERIEILRDLRLGAFDVLVGINLLREGLDIPECGFVAILDADKEGFLRSETSLIQTIGRAARNVDGKVILYADKITGSMERAMAETSRRREKQVEWNEANGITPESVKSRISDILDSVYEKDHVRADISQFTDGAGAMMGNNLKAHLEALTKQMRDAAADLDFEKAARLRDEVKRLREMEMMISDDPLAKYADGESPVSGREKGKHNKGRAVHRTVDETGKVPAPYEAPKRTNMFAKPSLDDMGPGTDATVPAGAVSRAMFKKQSHDEAHGSDYGTPAEEKASLFRKNSLDEMTVRRTEKPVDGAKPAKPDDVRPIRREKAGIGSYEDASDQRNASRRTGKTGRPGK, from the coding sequence ATGGCACGCACCCCCGAGCATAAATCGTCCGGCAACAAGGTCGGCGCTGACGCGCCACGCGATTCAAACGAACCGCGCCGGCGCGGCAATCCCGTGACCGACTATCTCGACGCGTCGGTTCCGCTGCATCGCGGTGGTGGTTTCGAGGAAGCGCCACAGTCGGATCTGACCGGCGCGCCGCTCAGCGGCGGCATCGCGTCGTGGGCGGAGCAGATTGCCAAAGAGGCTGAGGAAGACGGTCGCAAGGCTGATTTGTCCAGCGACGGCCAAGGCGCCAAGAAGCCTTCGAAGTCCAAGAAGATACCAGAGCGCTCGTCTGCTGCGACACGCACGGGGCGTGGCACATCCATGGGTGGTGCAGCGACTGCGCGTGAGAGAACGGCTGCCGGGCTTAACCCCGTCGCCGGTCTGGATATTTCGCTGGAAGATGCGGAGACCATGGCCTCCGGCGGCGTGACGGCGACGGTTGCCGCGCTCTCTGCGCTGATCGAAAGCGGCAATCCGCTGCATAAGAATGGCGAGATGTGGGTACCCCACCGGCCTGCACGTCCGGCAAAATCCGAGGGTGGCATTGCCATCAAGATGGTGTCGGAGTTTGAACCGGCAGGTGACCAGCCCACCGCGATCAAGGATCTTGTGGAAGGTGTGAGCGCGCATGAGCGCACGCAGGTTCTGCTTGGCGTGACTGGCTCGGGCAAGACATTCACCATGGCGAAGGTGATTGAGGAGACGCAGCGCCCGGCGCTTATTCTGGCGCCCAACAAAACGCTGGCGGCGCAGCTTTACAGCGAATTCAAAAAGTTTTTCCCCGAAAATGCGGTGGAATATTTCGTCTCCTATTACGACTATTATCAGCCGGAAGCCTATGTGCCGCGCACGGACACCTTCATCGAGAAGGAATCGTCGATCAATGAGCAGATCGACCGGATGCGCCACTCTGCTACACGCTCGCTGCTGGAGCGCGATGATGTGATCATCGTGGCGTCGGTGTCGTGTATCTACGGTATCGGCTCGGTCGAGACTTATACGGCGATGACCTTCCAGATGGAGATTGGCGACCGGCTGGACCAGCGGGCGCTTCTGGCTGATCTGGTGGCGCAGCAATATAAGCGCCAGGACATCAACTTCGTGCGCGGTTCTTTTCGGGTGCGCGGCGACACGATTGAAATTTTTGCGGCTCACCTTGAGGACCGCGCCTGGCGGATCTCGCTGTTTGGCGATGAGATCGAGAGTATCACCGAATTTGACCCGCTGACGGGGCATAAGACCGGCGATCTGAAATCTGTGAAAATCTACGCCAATTCGCACTATGTGACGCCGCGCCCGACATTGAATCAGGCAATCCGCCTGATAAAGGACGAGCTGCGGGGGCGTCTGGTCGAGCTGGAAAAGGCTGGTCGCCTGCTGGAAGCGCAGCGGCTGGAGCAGCGCACGCGGTTTGACATTGAGATGCTGGAAGCGACCGGCTCATGCGCCGGTATCGAAAATTATTCGCGCTATCTGACCGGGCGCCGGCCGGGCGACCCGCCGCCGACGCTGTTTGAGTATATCCCCGACAATGCGCTGGTGTTTGTCGATGAAAGTCATGTCACCATTCCGCAGATTGGCGGCATGTATCGCGGCGACTTTCGGCGCAAGGCGACGCTGGCTGAATATGGCTTCCGTCTGCCCTCCTGCATGGACAATCGCCCGCTGCGGTTTGAAGAATGGGATGCGATGCGCCCGCTCTCGGTCGCGGTTTCGGCCACGCCGGGTGGCTGGGAGATGGACGCCGCAGGCGGCGTGTTTGCCGAACAGGTGATCCGCCCCACTGGCCTGATTGATCCCCCGGTCGAGGTGCGTCCGGCCAAGCATCAGGTGGATGATGTTGTCGGCGAAATTCGCGAGACGACGGCCAAGGGCTATCGCACGCTGGCCACTGTTCTGACCAAGCGCATGGCTGAGGATCTGACCGAATATCTGCATGAGCAGGGTATTCGGGTGCGCTATATGCATTCCGACATCGACACGCTGGAACGGATCGAGATTCTTCGCGATTTAAGGCTTGGTGCATTTGACGTGTTGGTGGGTATCAACCTTTTGCGCGAGGGGCTGGATATTCCCGAGTGCGGATTTGTCGCCATTCTCGATGCCGACAAGGAAGGCTTTCTGCGGTCCGAGACCTCGCTGATCCAGACCATTGGGCGTGCGGCGCGTAATGTGGATGGCAAGGTCATTCTCTATGCCGACAAGATTACCGGCTCGATGGAACGCGCGATGGCGGAGACCAGCCGGCGCCGCGAAAAGCAGGTGGAGTGGAATGAGGCCAATGGCATTACGCCGGAATCGGTGAAATCTCGGATCTCGGACATTCTCGACTCGGTCTATGAAAAAGACCATGTGCGCGCTGACATTTCGCAATTCACCGATGGTGCAGGCGCGATGATGGGCAATAATCTGAAAGCCCATCTGGAAGCGCTGACCAAGCAGATGCGTGATGCGGCTGCCGATCTGGACTTTGAAAAGGCTGCCCGGCTGCGCGATGAGGTGAAACGGTTGCGCGAGATGGAAATGATGATTTCCGATGACCCGCTGGCCAAATATGCCGATGGTGAAAGCCCGGTTTCCGGCCGCGAAAAGGGCAAGCACAATAAGGGCCGGGCGGTGCATCGCACAGTTGATGAGACTGGCAAGGTGCCGGCTCCGTATGAGGCGCCGAAGCGCACCAACATGTTCGCCAAGCCGTCACTCGACGATATGGGGCCGGGTACTGATGCGACGGTGCCGGCGGGTGCCGTGTCGCGCGCGATGTTCAAGAAACAGTCGCATGATGAGGCGCATGGCTCCGACTATGGAACACCGGCTGAGGAAAAAGCGTCCCTTTTCCGCAAGAATTCGCTCGACGAAATGACGGTGCGGAGGACTGAAAAGCCGGTCGATGGGGCAAAGCCCGCCAAGCCGGATGATGTGCGCCCGATACGCCGTGAGAAGGCTGGCATTGGCTCTTACGAGGACGCCTCGGACCAGCGCAACGCATCGCGGCGAACTGGCAAGACTGGTCGGCCTGGAAAGTAG
- a CDS encoding glycosyltransferase family 4 protein, whose amino-acid sequence MKIAHIVSHGGLNGVATTTATLIKEQVSAGHQVTLVHRPGAWIASQLAGAPVNMVPCRFSRHPAEMSAVGRQLDDAEIDVVHSHGSSANVYAMIFRCAVAAPTVMTAHSRQFQPTWRFAHQVIGLSDHTARYYTSRFLIAKSRIHSIPNMFDAQALPIATDAERLAARQKLGIAPETFLLGSVGVIGQRKRQSDMVQILDRLLQAGCDAELALIGPYSRSGPGTQTFERALADPAMRGRIHLLGERQDAADLVAGLEVYLCTSEQEEAPIAPLEAMARGVPVISTDVGNMADLLPESLIFKVADIAGMAAMALRFRGDPGLMRHQGLAGRAVVESLLAPSAILPRIEAVYDLALLEAGQKHRRIVAPRRQRNHPT is encoded by the coding sequence ATGAAGATCGCACATATAGTCAGTCACGGCGGGCTCAACGGTGTTGCAACAACCACAGCCACGCTGATCAAGGAACAGGTATCTGCCGGGCATCAGGTCACGCTGGTCCACCGGCCGGGTGCCTGGATTGCCAGCCAGCTTGCCGGCGCTCCGGTAAACATGGTCCCTTGCAGATTCTCGCGCCATCCGGCCGAAATGAGCGCGGTAGGGCGCCAGCTTGATGATGCGGAAATAGATGTGGTCCATTCGCATGGAAGCTCCGCCAACGTCTATGCCATGATCTTCCGCTGCGCGGTCGCGGCACCGACAGTGATGACCGCGCATTCGCGGCAATTTCAACCAACATGGAGATTTGCACACCAGGTGATCGGGTTGAGCGATCACACGGCACGGTATTACACGTCCCGCTTCCTGATCGCCAAATCCCGAATCCATTCGATACCCAACATGTTCGACGCCCAAGCACTTCCGATAGCGACGGACGCTGAACGGTTAGCCGCGCGTCAAAAACTTGGCATCGCGCCGGAAACATTTCTTCTCGGATCGGTGGGCGTCATTGGCCAGCGAAAGCGACAGAGTGACATGGTTCAGATCCTGGATCGTCTGCTGCAGGCAGGATGTGATGCCGAACTGGCGCTAATAGGGCCTTACTCCCGGTCAGGACCGGGAACCCAAACCTTTGAACGGGCATTGGCCGATCCCGCCATGCGCGGCCGTATCCACCTTCTCGGCGAGCGGCAAGACGCGGCCGATCTTGTCGCCGGCCTCGAGGTCTACCTCTGCACGTCCGAGCAGGAAGAGGCCCCGATAGCGCCCCTTGAAGCGATGGCGCGAGGAGTTCCGGTGATCTCCACAGATGTTGGGAACATGGCCGATCTGCTCCCGGAATCGCTGATCTTCAAAGTCGCAGACATCGCCGGAATGGCTGCTATGGCTCTCCGTTTCCGGGGGGATCCGGGTCTGATGCGTCACCAGGGACTGGCAGGTCGGGCCGTCGTTGAAAGCCTGCTCGCTCCATCAGCAATCCTGCCTCGCATCGAGGCTGTCTATGATCTGGCGCTCCTGGAGGCCGGTCAGAAGCACCGGCGCATCGTTGCACCCCGGCGTCAACGGAATCACCCGACCTAG
- a CDS encoding CapA family protein: MAGDASGFAPPTAQWLGTPPNKSVRLVFIGDISAVAGPVPPEIDETLRDILASGDLVVGNCESPVVARPHAPVATRLGTRHAMKGAYLDGALAAMGVAPDRLVLSLANNHMLDQGVEGFEETLHALAVRGINHIGTKHRPGAVLPIRGVQVGLLAFTQWRNAAAKTFDSLISTGAALAARDWEPLRTMNADIRCVIPHWDWEFRHFPRPETRLLAATIAAAGANLIAGHHAHVLQPVERVGAKTLTAYGLGDFLGTAFARQPLPARIGAIMVADISADSENAGEIFRYALIPFFRQSTVGGEQLVAVHDLPIPLQTIVFTRIARITGDGAPFPQSIRQPH; encoded by the coding sequence TTGGCTGGCGATGCCTCAGGGTTTGCACCGCCCACCGCGCAATGGTTGGGCACGCCACCGAACAAGTCTGTGCGACTGGTGTTCATCGGCGACATTTCGGCTGTAGCAGGCCCGGTGCCGCCAGAAATAGATGAAACGCTTCGCGACATCCTTGCTTCAGGCGATTTGGTGGTGGGCAATTGCGAAAGCCCTGTTGTGGCGAGACCCCATGCGCCTGTGGCCACCAGGCTTGGCACGCGCCATGCGATGAAGGGCGCCTATCTTGATGGCGCGCTCGCGGCAATGGGTGTCGCCCCCGACAGGCTGGTTCTCTCGCTCGCCAACAATCACATGCTGGACCAGGGTGTTGAAGGCTTTGAAGAAACGCTGCACGCGTTGGCCGTGCGCGGCATCAACCACATCGGTACAAAACACCGACCCGGTGCAGTGCTGCCCATCCGCGGCGTGCAGGTCGGGCTGCTCGCTTTCACGCAATGGCGCAACGCTGCCGCGAAAACCTTTGATTCTCTCATCTCCACCGGCGCTGCTCTCGCAGCACGGGACTGGGAGCCATTGCGAACCATGAACGCAGATATCCGATGTGTGATTCCGCATTGGGATTGGGAGTTTCGCCACTTCCCCCGGCCCGAAACGCGTCTACTGGCCGCCACCATCGCTGCTGCCGGCGCCAACCTGATCGCTGGCCACCACGCACATGTCTTGCAACCGGTCGAGCGTGTCGGAGCCAAAACGCTGACTGCCTACGGGCTCGGAGACTTCCTCGGTACCGCCTTTGCGCGGCAGCCCTTGCCCGCCCGAATCGGTGCGATCATGGTGGCCGATATCAGTGCCGATTCGGAAAATGCCGGAGAAATTTTCCGCTACGCACTCATCCCTTTCTTCCGCCAGAGTACTGTTGGGGGAGAACAGCTGGTAGCGGTACACGATCTTCCGATTCCGTTGCAGACCATTGTTTTTACGCGCATCGCGCGCATTACCGGGGATGGCGCACCGTTTCCACAGAGCATCCGGCAGCCTCATTAG
- a CDS encoding cold-shock protein: MAQTGTVKFFNATKGFGFITPDGKDPNGKEQKDVFVHISAIEASGLGTLVDGQKVTFEVEPDRMGKGPKAVDLRAE; the protein is encoded by the coding sequence ATGGCTCAGACTGGTACAGTTAAATTCTTCAATGCAACCAAAGGCTTTGGCTTCATCACGCCAGATGGCAAAGATCCAAATGGCAAAGAGCAAAAGGACGTATTCGTTCACATTTCGGCTATCGAGGCCTCCGGCCTGGGCACCCTCGTTGATGGCCAGAAGGTTACCTTCGAGGTCGAGCCAGACCGCATGGGCAAAGGCCCCAAGGCGGTTGATCTGCGCGCTGAATAA
- a CDS encoding cold-shock protein gives MPQSGTVKFFNHAKGFGFITPDDGATDVFVHISAVQASGLTGLEDGQKVSFETEPDKRGKGPKAVDLTVLG, from the coding sequence ATGCCGCAGTCCGGCACTGTCAAATTCTTCAATCACGCCAAGGGATTCGGCTTCATCACGCCGGATGACGGGGCGACAGATGTCTTCGTCCATATCTCGGCGGTGCAGGCATCTGGCCTGACTGGTCTCGAGGATGGCCAGAAAGTCAGCTTCGAAACCGAGCCGGATAAACGCGGCAAAGGTCCAAAAGCGGTCGACCTCACCGTCCTCGGCTGA
- a CDS encoding BA14K family protein, with product MNRFFKTAVLGAALAATTLTAIPAANAGDRYRRHHNGDAIAAGVLGLAAGAVIGSALSQPRYREPVYEDEYYEPRPVYRQRRVTRVYEEPVYVRRGAEPWSREWYRYCQNRYRSFDTRTGTYVGYDGNEHFCVAN from the coding sequence ATGAACCGTTTCTTCAAAACTGCCGTGCTTGGCGCAGCACTTGCCGCCACCACACTCACTGCCATCCCAGCCGCCAATGCTGGGGATCGCTACCGCCGCCACCATAACGGCGACGCGATTGCCGCCGGTGTGCTTGGCCTTGCAGCCGGTGCGGTCATTGGGTCAGCATTGTCCCAGCCGCGCTACCGTGAACCCGTCTATGAAGACGAATATTACGAACCACGCCCGGTCTACCGCCAGCGTCGCGTCACCCGCGTCTATGAAGAGCCTGTCTACGTGCGCCGTGGTGCAGAACCGTGGAGCCGCGAATGGTACCGTTACTGCCAGAACCGCTACCGCAGCTTCGACACCCGCACCGGCACCTATGTCGGCTATGACGGCAACGAGCACTTCTGCGTCGCCAATTGA
- a CDS encoding MBL fold metallo-hydrolase, whose product MGQLTAAIVPVTPFQQNCTILFDRDDKTGVVVDPGGDVADILKALDEHEVAVTAIWLTHGHIDHAGGAMELKERLGVDIIGPHEDDRQMLANLELQAQRFGLTGDVRNCTPDRFLKEGETVSFGSHVFSVLHCPGHAPGHVVYFNPVANFAHVGDVLFRGSVGRTDLPGGDGEALIWSIKEKLLPLGDDVGFICGHGPGGKFGEERRSNPYLV is encoded by the coding sequence ATGGGTCAACTCACCGCAGCTATCGTTCCCGTCACGCCGTTCCAGCAGAATTGCACGATCCTGTTTGATCGGGATGACAAGACCGGGGTGGTTGTCGATCCGGGCGGAGACGTGGCGGATATCCTGAAAGCGCTGGATGAGCATGAGGTGGCAGTCACCGCGATCTGGCTGACGCATGGCCATATCGACCATGCCGGCGGGGCGATGGAGCTGAAAGAGCGGCTTGGTGTCGACATTATTGGGCCGCACGAAGATGACCGCCAGATGCTGGCAAACCTCGAGCTGCAGGCCCAGCGCTTCGGGCTGACGGGTGACGTGCGCAACTGCACGCCGGACCGCTTTCTCAAAGAGGGCGAGACCGTCTCTTTTGGCAGCCATGTGTTTAGCGTGTTGCATTGCCCTGGGCACGCTCCCGGGCATGTCGTCTATTTCAATCCGGTAGCCAATTTCGCCCATGTCGGCGATGTTTTATTCCGGGGATCGGTGGGGCGGACGGATCTGCCGGGCGGTGATGGAGAAGCCCTGATCTGGTCGATCAAAGAAAAGCTTCTGCCGCTTGGCGATGATGTCGGATTTATCTGTGGCCACGGGCCAGGGGGCAAATTCGGCGAAGAGCGGCGCAGCAATCCCTATCTGGTTTGA
- a CDS encoding branched-chain amino acid aminotransferase: MASVPFDKLDGFIWMNGEMVNWADAKVHVLTHGLHYASAVFEGERAYGGEIFKLTEHTERLHESARILGFKIPYSVAEIDDACRTLLKKQGFQDAYVRPIAWRGSEMMGVSAQKNTINCAIAIWQWPSYFDPEQRLKGIRLDLAEYRRPDPRTAPSRSKAAGLYMICTLSKHAAEDKGYADALMLDWRGQVAEATGANVFFVKDGTLHTPTPDCFLDGITRRTVIGLAKKRGIEVVERVIMPEEMEGFEQCFLTGTAAEVTPVSEIGAYRFEVGEIARTLMNDYQAAVQPAHAVAAE, from the coding sequence ATGGCATCGGTTCCCTTCGACAAGCTCGATGGTTTTATCTGGATGAATGGCGAGATGGTCAATTGGGCCGACGCCAAGGTGCATGTGCTCACGCATGGCCTGCATTATGCCAGTGCCGTGTTCGAGGGCGAGCGCGCCTATGGCGGTGAAATCTTCAAGCTGACCGAGCATACCGAGCGGCTGCACGAATCGGCACGTATCCTCGGTTTCAAGATACCTTACAGCGTCGCCGAGATTGACGATGCCTGCCGGACACTGTTGAAAAAGCAGGGCTTTCAGGATGCGTATGTGCGCCCGATTGCGTGGCGGGGCAGCGAGATGATGGGTGTTTCGGCGCAGAAAAACACCATCAACTGCGCCATCGCCATCTGGCAATGGCCGAGCTATTTCGACCCTGAGCAGCGGCTTAAGGGGATTCGTCTCGACCTGGCGGAATACCGCAGGCCGGACCCACGGACGGCGCCTTCACGTTCCAAGGCGGCTGGCCTCTACATGATTTGCACGCTGTCCAAACATGCGGCCGAAGACAAGGGTTATGCCGATGCGCTGATGCTAGACTGGCGCGGGCAGGTGGCAGAAGCCACAGGGGCCAATGTGTTCTTTGTCAAAGACGGCACACTGCATACGCCAACGCCTGACTGTTTTCTGGATGGCATCACCCGACGCACGGTGATCGGGCTGGCGAAGAAGCGCGGCATCGAGGTGGTCGAGCGGGTGATCATGCCGGAAGAGATGGAAGGTTTCGAGCAGTGTTTCCTTACCGGAACCGCAGCCGAAGTGACGCCGGTTTCAGAAATCGGGGCCTATCGCTTCGAGGTTGGCGAGATCGCCCGGACCCTTATGAACGATTATCAGGCAGCCGTGCAGCCTGCCCATGCAGTGGCCGCTGAATAG
- a CDS encoding MarR family winged helix-turn-helix transcriptional regulator, with translation MSEHSASSARPVRTELTGDDGIDFALIELVFFAYRDFTSDPDQILADYGFGRAHHRILHFVNRMPGLTVAELLDVLKITKQSLARVLKQLIDTGHVIQVQGSRDRRQRELYPTTKGRTLALDLARPQSRRIREALKEAGPNDRDAVERFLKAMVNPELRPQIDNLP, from the coding sequence ATGTCCGAACACAGTGCTTCCAGCGCAAGACCGGTGCGCACCGAACTGACCGGCGATGATGGCATCGACTTTGCGCTGATCGAGCTGGTTTTCTTCGCCTACCGCGATTTCACTTCGGACCCTGACCAGATCCTGGCCGATTACGGCTTTGGCCGCGCCCACCATCGCATCCTGCATTTCGTAAACCGGATGCCGGGCCTGACGGTGGCCGAACTGCTGGATGTCCTCAAGATCACCAAGCAGAGCCTGGCGCGCGTGTTGAAACAGCTGATCGATACCGGCCACGTGATCCAGGTTCAGGGCTCGCGCGACCGTCGCCAGCGTGAGCTTTACCCAACCACCAAAGGGCGTACATTGGCGCTCGATCTCGCCCGGCCACAGTCGCGCCGCATCCGCGAGGCATTGAAGGAAGCAGGCCCTAACGACCGGGACGCCGTGGAGCGCTTTCTCAAAGCGATGGTGAACCCGGAATTGAGGCCGCAGATCGACAATTTGCCATGA
- a CDS encoding response regulator, with amino-acid sequence MNGSSAPDDDAPHLLVVDDDTRIRNLLKQFLTEHGFRVTVAGNADEARRRLTGLDFDLIVLDVMMPGESGVELTRSLRAEKDVPILMLTALSETDSRIVGLEAGADDYLSKPFDPRELILRVNNILRRGGPLTTPKVEQIVFGPYTFQISRRELKRSGETLKLTDREQEILVIFAERAGETIPRHELVAEESEVGERTIDVQINRLRRKIERDPSNPTWLQTVRGIGYKLSVE; translated from the coding sequence ATGAATGGGTCGAGCGCGCCTGACGATGATGCACCGCATCTTTTGGTGGTCGATGACGACACCCGCATCCGCAACCTTCTGAAGCAGTTTCTGACCGAGCACGGATTTCGCGTCACAGTTGCAGGCAACGCCGACGAGGCACGGCGGCGCCTTACCGGACTTGATTTCGATCTGATCGTCCTCGATGTGATGATGCCCGGCGAAAGCGGCGTCGAGCTCACCCGCTCACTGCGCGCCGAAAAGGACGTGCCCATCCTGATGCTCACAGCGCTGTCGGAAACCGACAGCCGTATCGTCGGGCTTGAGGCCGGTGCTGACGACTATCTGTCAAAGCCGTTTGATCCGCGCGAACTGATCTTGCGTGTCAACAATATCCTGCGCCGCGGCGGACCGCTGACCACACCCAAGGTCGAGCAGATCGTGTTCGGCCCCTACACATTCCAGATCTCCCGTCGCGAGCTGAAGAGAAGCGGCGAAACCCTAAAACTCACCGACCGCGAGCAGGAGATCCTCGTCATCTTCGCCGAGCGTGCGGGCGAGACCATTCCGCGCCACGAACTGGTGGCCGAGGAGTCAGAAGTCGGCGAGCGCACCATCGATGTGCAGATCAACCGGCTGCGCCGCAAGATCGAACGTGACCCTTCTAACCCGACATGGCTGCAAACCGTGCGCGGCATAGGCTATAAGCTCAGCGTGGAATAA
- a CDS encoding ATP-binding protein produces the protein MPKRLYARSLIIVIAPMILLQSVIAFMFMERHWQTVTLRLSQAVTRDIAAIVDMTESYPHDATYSNVVRIAQDRLALKIDILPPDPLPPPGPKPFFSILDQILSAEITRQINRPFWIDTVGDSNIVEIRIQLDDKVLRVFARRSQAYASNTHIFLLWMVGTSLVLLMIAIPFLRNQIRPIMSLAEAAESFGKGRSMPRDFRPRGAEEVRRAGVAFIQMRERIERQIEQRTAMLTGVSHDLRTILTRFKLQLALLPGKDTSALNQDIDDMQSMLEGYLAFARGEASEETGRLDLTAYFDKLADEARLRGRSLQTWLAGRADVHVRPNAFARLLDNLVGNAFRYAERTEIRAVHMQGWLTVTIDDNGPGIAHEEREEVFKPFVRLDEARNLDSSGTGLGLAIARDIARSHGGDIALEDSPLGGLRAVVRVPA, from the coding sequence ATGCCCAAGCGCCTCTATGCGCGCTCGCTGATCATCGTCATCGCACCGATGATCCTGCTGCAGTCGGTCATCGCCTTCATGTTCATGGAACGCCACTGGCAGACGGTAACGCTGCGCCTCTCGCAGGCCGTCACCCGCGACATCGCGGCGATCGTCGACATGACCGAGAGCTATCCGCATGATGCGACCTATTCCAATGTGGTGCGGATCGCGCAGGACCGGCTGGCGCTGAAGATCGATATTCTGCCGCCCGACCCGCTGCCGCCGCCCGGTCCAAAGCCATTTTTCTCCATTCTCGACCAGATCCTGTCGGCCGAAATCACCCGTCAGATCAACCGCCCCTTCTGGATCGATACGGTGGGCGATTCCAACATCGTCGAAATTCGCATCCAGCTTGACGACAAGGTGCTGCGCGTTTTTGCCCGCCGCAGCCAGGCCTATGCGTCGAACACGCACATCTTCCTGCTCTGGATGGTCGGCACCTCGCTGGTTCTGCTGATGATCGCCATCCCGTTCCTGCGCAACCAGATCCGCCCGATCATGAGCCTGGCCGAAGCCGCTGAAAGCTTCGGCAAGGGACGTTCCATGCCGCGCGATTTCCGGCCGCGCGGTGCTGAAGAAGTGCGTCGTGCCGGCGTTGCCTTCATCCAGATGCGCGAGCGCATCGAACGCCAGATCGAGCAGCGCACCGCCATGCTGACCGGCGTCAGCCACGATCTGCGCACCATCCTCACCCGCTTCAAGCTGCAGCTTGCGCTGCTGCCGGGCAAGGACACGTCAGCGCTGAACCAGGACATCGACGACATGCAGTCCATGCTGGAAGGTTACCTCGCCTTTGCCCGTGGAGAGGCCAGCGAGGAAACGGGCCGGCTCGACTTGACTGCCTATTTCGACAAACTCGCCGACGAGGCACGCCTGCGCGGCCGTAGCCTCCAGACCTGGCTTGCCGGCCGGGCCGATGTTCATGTGCGCCCGAACGCCTTTGCACGCCTGCTCGACAACCTTGTCGGCAACGCCTTCCGATACGCCGAAAGAACAGAAATCCGCGCCGTCCACATGCAAGGCTGGCTGACAGTCACCATAGACGACAACGGCCCCGGCATCGCACACGAAGAACGCGAAGAAGTATTCAAGCCCTTTGTACGTCTCGATGAAGCGCGCAACCTCGATTCCAGCGGCACCGGCCTCGGCCTCGCCATCGCCCGCGACATCGCCCGCAGCCACGGCGGCGACATCGCGCTGGAAGACAGCCCGCTAGGCGGGTTGAGAGCGGTGGTGAGGGTACCGGCATAG